The following nucleotide sequence is from Komagataeibacter medellinensis NBRC 3288.
ACTTTCTTCCCCTGACGGCTGCGCCGTCATTCCTCGCGAAACAAGAAAGTTCCGGCCCTGCCGTCCTCCGCTGCGCTGCGGCCCTGAAGGGTGCTCTGCCGCTCGCCTCCGGCTGGTCGATCGCCATCGAGGCCACGGTGGTCGCGGCCCGATAACAGCATGGAGATACGACAATGGCTAACATCGGTTCCTTCAAGAAGGTGGGCGAAGGCTTCGAAGGCGAAATCATCACCCTGGCCCTGCAGGCCCGCAACGTCCGCCTGGTGGCGGAAACCAACCGGGCCAACGACAACGCCCCCAACTACCGCGTCTACCTCGGGCGGGTTGAACTCGGCGCCGCATGGACCCGCCGCTCCAACGAAGGCCGCACCTATCTGAGCCTGAAGCTGGACGATCCTTCCTTCGCCGCCCCGATCTTCGCCAACCTGTTCACCGACGAGGAAGGGGAAGGCTACACCCTCATCTGGACCCGGCCCCGCAGCCGGAACGGGGAGTAAGCTCCCCACCACCAACCCCGCCCGGTCTCCCCGGGCGGGGCCTTCCGGGCTTTCATTTTCCCACGTGCTCTTTCGGGGTGCGGGCGGCAGCGCTGGTCGCCCGACGTGAGACGCAGGAGGAACACGAGGCTTTCCCTCAGCCTTCCCATTGTACCATGCGCACGGAAACCGCCTCAAGACACGCGGTCCCCCCAATTTTGCCCGGCGCACCCTTCGGGCACACCGAACAAAATCGGCTCCCCCGCGTGCCGCTTCGCGGTCGCCTCCGGCGATCATTGACCCGGCTTCCGTGCGCATGAGCCGTCCGTCTTGTCTTCGAGAAACGAAAGGAGCAGGACGATGACCACGCTACATGACCACATCCAGATGCTGCGGGCCGAACTCACCAGCTTTCATCTCAGCAAATGCGAGCGCCGACAGATCGAGCGCGAACTCAAAGAGGCGCTGGTCCGGGTCGCGACAACGCGCCGCCGCTCGGAGGAATGAGCCCGGCGCGACGTTGATCTCCCGCGCATCAGGCGGGGGATCTTTGCGGCCGCCTCATTAACGGGAGATATCTGCAATCCCTGCTATCAGACATGTCTTTTTTTCTGGAAACAATACCGAACAGTACGTATTATAATGTCCCGTACTATTTTCCGGAGGTGGACATGATTGTCATCGGGCTCATCTCGTGGGTCGTGGGGATCGGACTGCTCTGTTGGGTCTTCTTTACTCTTGTCTCAATGGCCGTGCCCACGATGGCCGGACTGATCGTCTTCTTCTGGACATATCGTATGGGGGCCGGTTTTGCAGCCGTCTTCTTCGGAATTGTCGCAGGCATTTTCGTGCTGTGGCTGTTTCGTGTCGCGCTCGCGTCGATCCAACGTCCAGACATCCGACTTGCCGTGGTGCTTGCCTTCTGTCTCCCGGCTTCTATTGCCGGATACTCGGCCACGGCTGGCCTCGCGCAACTCGGCAGTCCCTCGCCGGTCTGGCAAGCTATTCTGGGAGTGATCGGTGCAGCAATGGTTGGGACGGCCTCCTTTGCTCGCCTGGCCCCCGAAGCCCGTCAAGGCAACGGAACGTTCCTTTATCGGCACGATTAGCGCGTGCCTCACGTTATTTCTTTCGACGGACGCCGTGCGCTGACCATATGCCGCTCGTGATGACCCGCGGCTGACGCGTCACTGTAATGGCAGGAGATTGGCCGACGATGCAGACGCGACCTGACTGGCATACTTCCGGATTTCTTGACAGGGCGCTCACGCTCGACCTTCCTGATTTCGCACAAGAGTTTCTCTTCCTGAATCAGGATTATGTCCGTGGCTATCGAACGC
It contains:
- a CDS encoding DUF736 domain-containing protein; the protein is MANIGSFKKVGEGFEGEIITLALQARNVRLVAETNRANDNAPNYRVYLGRVELGAAWTRRSNEGRTYLSLKLDDPSFAAPIFANLFTDEEGEGYTLIWTRPRSRNGE
- a CDS encoding transcriptional regulator domain-containing protein, whose protein sequence is MQTRPDWHTSGFLDRALTLDLPDFAQEFLFLNQDYVRGYRTLARYDDADEVVRQRNLHLFARQWGLRFPC